A segment of the Longimicrobium terrae genome:
CGAGAGCCTGAACCAGCTGCTTACGCCGGACAGCGACGACTGGTATGAGACGGGAAAGATCCTGAACGCGCTGCTGCGCGGAAAGCGGTCGTGGAGGGCGGGACACACCGCCGCGATTTCCCGCGAGGAGCAGCAGCGGCTGCTGCGCGACGTGCTGATCGCGCGCAGCGCGCGGCGGGTGAACGCGGTGGTGGTGACCTACAACGCGGGGGACTTCGGCAAGATCCGCCGGTTCTGCGACGTGAGGATCATCGCGCCGGCGGAGCTGTTCTGATTCACCACGGGGAGTGGCGAAAGTTCACCAGCAGCACCTCGGCCGTTCCGTCGTCGCGGATGGGCTCGCAGGTGGAATAGGTGCCGTCCAGCCAGGGCGACACGCCGTGCAGCGCCGAGTTCTCCTCGCCGCCGGCACCGTGCGCCAGCCATCGCGCCTGCTCCTCGTCCGCGGCGCGGACGACGAAGCCGATGGCTCGGTCATAGGGCGGCTGCCAGGGGTCCTTGCCCTCTACGCACCACCACATCGTGTTCGTCCTGGGAGTCAGCCTCCAGAGC
Coding sequences within it:
- a CDS encoding type II toxin-antitoxin system VapC family toxin, with the protein product MRQRYVIDTNVLIRHPADAVPGHVLLSAVVVQEITAGAADDAEARRWGVTLREYESLNQLLTPDSDDWYETGKILNALLRGKRSWRAGHTAAISREEQQRLLRDVLIARSARRVNAVVVTYNAGDFGKIRRFCDVRIIAPAELF